A single Apostichopus japonicus isolate 1M-3 chromosome 11, ASM3797524v1, whole genome shotgun sequence DNA region contains:
- the LOC139975520 gene encoding phospholipid scramblase 1-like gives MASQTKPPIMEQPAGMGMTWMPKPQLADCPPGLEYLANIDQLIVKQSVELFEAVTGIDCKNRYTIANSMGQQVYFAYEESAFCMRFCCNQARSFTMHIVDNMSREVIRISRPFQCCAGCCWCISGQNCCAFRINIESPPGNPVGYVYQGCSGWKPKYHVHDDNMEEVLTIQGPCVPCQCCCGCTGDIHFRFFSNDGEEIGAVTKVWNGVVKEMCTNADTFSLTFPKDLDVKQKATILGAMFLIEFMYYEKSN, from the exons ATGGCGTCACAAACCAAGCCACCGATTATGGAACAACCAGCCGGAATGGGTATGACGTGGATGCCGAAACCGCAGTTAGCGGATTGTCCACCTGGCTTGGAGTACCTAGCTAACATCGACCAACTGATTGTGAAACAGAGTGTGGAACTATTCGAAG CCGTAACCGGTATCGACTGCAAGAATAGGTACACGATAGCAAACAGTATGGGCCAACAAGTTTACTTCGCTTATGAAG AGTCTGCTTTCTGCATGCGATTCTGCTGTAACCAGGCTCGTTCATTTACGATGCACATTGTGGATAACATGAGCAGG GAAGTCATTCGGATAAGCAGGCCATTCCAATGTTGCGCTGGCTGTTGTTGGTGCATTAGCGGTCAAAACTGTTGCGCATTTCGCATCAACATCGAGTCACCCCCTGGAAATCCAGTTGGATATGTTTATCAAGG GTGTAGTGGATGGAAGCCCAAGTACCATGTGCATGATGACAATATGGAGGAAGTCCTGACCATACAGGGACCCTGTGTCCCATGCCAGTGTTGCTGTGGATGTACCGGAGATATTCATTTCCGG TTCTTCAGTAACGATGGTGAGGAAATTGGAGCAGTAACCAAAGTATGGAATGGTGTCGTGAAAGAAATGTGTACCAATGCAGATACATTTTCTTTAACAT TCCCGAAAGACTTGGATGTTAAGCAAAAGGCGACTATCCTCGGGGCGATGTTCCTAATC GAATTTATGTATTACGAAAAGAGCAACTAG